A DNA window from Mycolicibacter hiberniae contains the following coding sequences:
- a CDS encoding VOC family protein has translation MSTARVTSCLMRVTHLDHSVKFYCDVFDCDVAIYERDAALLLTPNGFEIYLRAHEASRAAGVTNVGVEQFMWSVGSEEELQRIEQRMRLHDPSAYSNTVGEISFVDGADPDGIRVLVTYPTPHQLPREVIDRRFR, from the coding sequence ATGAGTACGGCCAGGGTTACCTCGTGTTTGATGCGAGTAACGCATCTGGACCATTCGGTAAAGTTCTACTGCGATGTATTCGATTGCGATGTAGCTATTTACGAGCGCGATGCGGCACTTCTTTTGACTCCGAACGGTTTTGAGATCTACCTGCGCGCACATGAGGCGTCCAGGGCAGCTGGCGTCACCAACGTCGGTGTCGAGCAGTTCATGTGGTCTGTCGGCAGCGAGGAGGAGCTGCAGCGGATTGAACAACGTATGCGTCTCCACGATCCGAGCGCGTACTCGAACACCGTAGGTGAGATCAGTTTCGTTGATGGTGCCGATCCGGATGGCATTCGGGTGCTGGTTACCTATCCGACCCCTCACCAGCTACCACGTGAGGTCATCGACCGACGGTTCCGGTAA
- a CDS encoding DUF5994 family protein, with the protein MARQQTTRKSPDNSTSPLRTPRLRLKRKAPQSGYVDGAWWPRTDNLAVELPDLLAVLSVRLGRIGRVLYKLNEWASAPRRLVIDRRPVRLDGYRLQPTGTVEVLGLNGERLTLAVVPARADPSDAHATMMTAAQPKNDVKVSDLLTLSERARERNNLAVGALDRWESEGGN; encoded by the coding sequence ATGGCGCGACAGCAGACGACCCGCAAGAGCCCCGATAACTCCACCTCCCCGCTGCGGACGCCGCGATTGCGCTTGAAGCGCAAAGCTCCGCAGAGCGGATACGTCGATGGTGCGTGGTGGCCTCGTACCGATAATCTCGCCGTGGAGCTGCCTGACCTGCTGGCTGTACTCTCCGTTCGGTTGGGCCGCATAGGCCGGGTCTTATATAAATTGAATGAATGGGCGAGCGCGCCCAGGAGACTCGTCATTGACAGGCGACCGGTACGGCTGGATGGGTACCGGCTTCAACCGACCGGCACTGTTGAAGTCCTGGGGCTCAATGGCGAGCGTCTCACGTTGGCAGTGGTTCCCGCACGCGCCGACCCGAGCGACGCGCACGCCACCATGATGACTGCAGCGCAGCCGAAAAATGATGTGAAAGTGAGCGATCTGCTTACGCTCAGTGAGCGCGCCCGGGAGCGCAACAATCTGGCAGTTGGCGCTCTTGATCGCTGGGAATCAGAAGGGGGGAACTGA
- a CDS encoding fatty acid desaturase family protein, protein MAITDISVFAHLTDSDIDSLAADLDAIRLDIEDSLGERDARYIRRAIAAQRTLEVVGRLMLTVGSKNLGWWTGTLTVALAKVIENMEIGHNVMHGQWNWMNDPEIHSSTWEWDMAGVSKHWQFTHNLRHHMYTNIVGMDDDVGYSTLRVTRDQPWHPSNIGNLLFNVILAVGFEWGIGLQPIEFGNIAKGGAERSNALGKARRFVSKAASQVVKDYVAFPALTSLSPKATYATTLKANLLANVIRNVWANAVIFCGHFPDGAEKFSKTDMIGESRGQWYLRQMLGSANFNAGPAMRFMSGHLCHQIEHHLYPDLPSNRLHQISVRVRQICDHYDLPYTTGSFLTQYGKTWRTIAKLSLPDRYLRDPSDDAPETRSERMFAGLATDFVDTDPATGRHRGLKTAIAAVHRRQRASESDRRHGLLRPAALEFQREFAAFQQMTARSLPTSPTPVAG, encoded by the coding sequence ATGGCGATCACTGACATTTCGGTCTTCGCCCACCTGACAGACTCCGACATCGACTCGTTGGCCGCTGATCTGGACGCCATCCGGCTGGACATCGAGGATTCCCTTGGCGAGCGGGATGCGCGCTACATCCGGCGTGCTATCGCTGCACAACGCACCCTCGAAGTGGTCGGCCGCCTCATGCTGACCGTTGGTTCGAAGAATCTCGGCTGGTGGACGGGAACACTGACCGTCGCGCTGGCGAAGGTCATCGAGAATATGGAGATCGGCCACAACGTCATGCATGGCCAGTGGAACTGGATGAACGACCCCGAGATCCACTCCTCGACCTGGGAGTGGGACATGGCCGGCGTGTCGAAGCACTGGCAGTTCACCCACAACCTTCGCCACCACATGTACACCAACATCGTCGGAATGGACGACGACGTCGGCTACAGCACTCTGCGGGTAACTCGTGACCAGCCCTGGCATCCGAGCAACATCGGCAACCTGCTGTTCAACGTTATCCTGGCGGTCGGATTCGAGTGGGGAATCGGCTTGCAACCCATCGAATTCGGCAACATCGCCAAGGGCGGCGCGGAGCGCAGCAACGCCCTCGGAAAGGCTCGCCGGTTCGTGTCCAAAGCCGCCAGTCAGGTGGTCAAAGACTATGTCGCGTTTCCCGCGCTCACCTCGCTGTCACCGAAGGCGACCTACGCGACGACCCTGAAGGCCAATCTGCTGGCCAACGTGATCCGCAACGTCTGGGCAAACGCAGTGATCTTCTGCGGACATTTTCCCGATGGCGCAGAGAAATTCAGCAAGACCGACATGATCGGCGAATCCCGCGGTCAGTGGTATCTGCGCCAGATGCTGGGCAGCGCCAATTTCAACGCCGGTCCGGCGATGCGGTTCATGAGCGGCCACCTCTGCCACCAGATCGAACATCACCTGTACCCCGACCTGCCGAGCAACCGGCTGCACCAGATCTCGGTGCGGGTGCGCCAGATCTGCGACCACTACGACCTGCCTTACACCACCGGTTCGTTCCTGACGCAGTACGGCAAGACGTGGCGCACCATCGCCAAGCTGTCGCTGCCGGATCGCTATCTGCGTGATCCCTCCGATGACGCCCCCGAGACCCGCAGCGAGCGAATGTTCGCCGGACTGGCCACCGACTTCGTCGACACCGACCCGGCGACCGGGCGCCACCGCGGGCTCAAGACAGCGATCGCGGCGGTGCACCGCCGTCAACGTGCCTCCGAGAGCGACAGGAGACATGGACTACTCCGGCCGGCGGCACTAGAATTTCAGCGTGAGTTTGCCGCGTTTCAGCAGATGACGGCGCGGTCGTTACCGACAAGTCCGACCCCGGTAGCCGGCTGA
- a CDS encoding GAF and ANTAR domain-containing protein has translation MTSTAESTDADVGDLRSGLADLANLVADSLGLEELLARVATYAVQAIPAADGAGLTLLCSNRPDNRVEVLAASATFVQQIDEIQYFEVNEGPCITAALEHRTVRSGSLGGEKLWPRFGPRVGRLGVHSVLSLPLLLPGQVVGAINVYAHRKDAFTERAAELGERFAVPAAVAVHNAHVLNQARTLTAQLQTALSTRPVIDQAIGILRARSGGTAEEAFDRLRRISQTENIKLAVVARSIVDEAVRRARARRTGP, from the coding sequence CTGACGTCGACTGCAGAGAGCACCGACGCGGACGTTGGTGACCTGCGTTCCGGGCTGGCCGATCTCGCCAATCTGGTGGCCGATTCGCTCGGACTTGAGGAGCTCCTGGCCCGCGTGGCCACTTACGCGGTACAGGCCATTCCAGCCGCAGACGGCGCGGGTTTGACGTTGCTGTGCAGTAATCGCCCGGATAACCGGGTCGAGGTTCTGGCCGCCAGCGCCACTTTCGTACAGCAGATCGACGAGATCCAATACTTCGAGGTCAACGAGGGACCCTGCATCACCGCCGCGTTGGAGCACCGCACGGTGCGATCCGGGTCGTTGGGCGGCGAGAAGCTCTGGCCGCGGTTCGGGCCCCGGGTGGGACGTCTCGGTGTGCACAGCGTGTTGTCGCTACCGCTGCTGCTTCCCGGCCAGGTGGTCGGTGCCATCAACGTCTACGCGCACCGTAAGGACGCCTTCACCGAACGCGCCGCCGAGCTCGGGGAACGGTTCGCTGTTCCCGCCGCCGTGGCGGTGCACAACGCGCACGTGCTCAACCAGGCCCGGACGTTGACCGCGCAGTTGCAGACCGCACTGTCGACCCGCCCGGTCATCGACCAGGCCATCGGTATCCTGCGTGCCCGTTCCGGAGGAACCGCCGAAGAGGCGTTCGACCGGCTGCGCCGGATCAGCCAGACCGAGAACATCAAACTGGCGGTGGTTGCACGAAGCATCGTCGACGAAGCGGTGCGCCGCGCCCGCGCCCGCCGCACCGGACCATGA
- a CDS encoding nuclear transport factor 2 family protein — translation MHPFRQAVEAGDAAAIEALLADDVVFTSPVAFKPYQGKPITAAILRAVMRVFSDFRYVREIADSAGRDHALLFEASVDGKKISGCDFLHSDDDGKIDDFVVMVRPLSAATVLADAMAQQFEQITREAAASLDGGAA, via the coding sequence ATGCACCCATTCCGGCAGGCCGTCGAGGCCGGCGACGCCGCGGCCATCGAAGCGCTACTGGCCGATGATGTCGTGTTCACCTCTCCGGTGGCGTTCAAGCCTTACCAGGGCAAGCCGATCACCGCGGCCATCCTGCGCGCAGTGATGCGGGTGTTCTCCGACTTCCGCTACGTGCGGGAGATCGCCGATTCCGCAGGACGCGACCACGCCCTGTTGTTCGAAGCGTCGGTCGACGGCAAGAAGATCAGCGGATGCGACTTCCTGCACAGCGACGACGACGGCAAGATCGATGACTTCGTGGTGATGGTGCGTCCGCTGTCGGCGGCGACCGTTCTGGCCGACGCCATGGCGCAGCAGTTCGAGCAGATCACCCGGGAGGCCGCCGCGAGCCTCGACGGCGGCGCAGCCTAG
- a CDS encoding DUF6131 family protein, with product MIALGVILIVLGLLLPALVPTFAYAHICVVIGVVLLVVGLLLALMGRMGHAVGGRSHYY from the coding sequence ATGATTGCTCTCGGAGTGATCCTCATCGTCCTCGGGCTCCTCCTGCCCGCCCTGGTTCCCACCTTTGCCTATGCCCATATCTGCGTGGTCATTGGCGTCGTCCTTCTTGTCGTCGGGCTGCTCTTGGCCCTAATGGGTCGGATGGGCCACGCAGTCGGCGGGCGTAGCCACTACTACTAA
- a CDS encoding ANTAR domain-containing protein has translation MDITAALAADLAALTEILDDPDLDLTDTLRQLAGNTKLAVGSYLGLTVMITAVGRQSSFTVLESGTELGDIVTSLRLPMTPAVSDGIAGPFAVLILYAGNPGAFVDLAADLAWLTGLALTEFVLDQHRALPTAESAPGGLAAASLIDQAIGVLIARGYTPEHAHHELDARAQRLGVNRSGSANDILNEVNRPVSEDN, from the coding sequence GTGGACATCACCGCGGCGCTGGCTGCCGATCTCGCGGCCCTGACCGAAATCCTGGACGACCCCGACCTCGACCTCACCGACACGCTGCGCCAGTTGGCGGGCAACACCAAACTCGCGGTGGGTTCGTATCTGGGTCTGACGGTGATGATCACTGCCGTCGGTCGTCAATCCAGCTTCACCGTGCTCGAATCGGGGACCGAGCTCGGCGACATCGTCACCTCGCTGCGCTTACCGATGACTCCGGCGGTGTCCGACGGCATCGCGGGGCCGTTCGCGGTGCTGATCCTCTACGCCGGCAACCCCGGCGCTTTCGTCGACCTGGCCGCCGACCTCGCCTGGCTGACCGGCCTCGCCCTGACCGAGTTCGTTCTGGATCAGCACCGCGCCCTGCCCACGGCCGAATCCGCGCCCGGTGGGCTCGCAGCGGCCTCGCTGATCGATCAGGCGATCGGGGTGTTGATCGCCCGCGGCTACACCCCCGAACACGCCCACCACGAGCTCGATGCCCGGGCCCAGCGCCTCGGGGTGAACCGAAGCGGCAGCGCGAACGACATCCTCAACGAAGTGAACCGACCGGTCTCCGAAGACAATTGA